The Streptomyces virginiae genome includes a region encoding these proteins:
- a CDS encoding alpha-ketoacid dehydrogenase subunit alpha/beta, whose amino-acid sequence MPDAAPDAKKKKAKSSENVLSRAGGTGDTIPRDRRAAFLEQMMLSRECDRRSGIVLRQGQAWFHISSAGHEALAALCELLEPEDLIFPHYRDRTLMLARGMDAEGQARDLMAKGGSHSAGRNMSSHFSHRPGNVFSLASPTGSQCLPAAGAAWASVLSGERKVVVCSIGDASTRQGEFFEALAFAVERKLPVVFLVSDNRYGISTPTDGLSPQRLGLMPDAITKVVDGSDPDAVHAAAAAVLPDVRAGRGPAVLWCRLDRLDSHTSSDDQRLYRTKDELAAMRDPVALFTDRLEAEGTIVPGWADQVRARLADDVEEVFDRVAGEPSADPGEVMDHLFAAADEQPTAPADTRPCGGTMVEAVNRALRTGLENDPTLVLFGEDIEDPKGGVFGFTKGLGTLAGPRMTNSPLAEATIVGAAVGLAAAGMRPVVELQFVDFAGPAWNQIASQLTTLRWRTASAWRCPVVIYAPWGGYLPGGGIWHSQSNESLFTHLPGLRVVVPSTPEDTEAVFLESFASPDPTLILLPKHLMRRQHPPQPGPAPARGARLLRTGADVTIATWGNGTELATEAADRLAAEGVGTEVIDLRWLTPVDREAVAASVRRTGRLVVVQEDNRTSSFGATVLADLLGSDDEFYSLLAPPRLVSRRDVHIPFHPDLESAVLPAADDVVAAIRSVLA is encoded by the coding sequence GTGCCCGACGCTGCTCCGGATGCGAAGAAGAAAAAGGCCAAGAGTTCCGAGAACGTGCTGTCGCGCGCCGGCGGAACCGGGGACACGATTCCCCGGGACCGGCGAGCGGCCTTTCTGGAGCAGATGATGCTCTCGCGCGAATGCGACCGGCGTTCCGGGATCGTTCTGCGGCAGGGCCAGGCGTGGTTCCACATCTCATCGGCCGGCCACGAAGCCCTCGCAGCCCTGTGTGAACTGCTGGAACCCGAGGACCTGATCTTCCCCCACTACCGCGACCGCACCCTGATGCTGGCGCGCGGAATGGATGCCGAAGGACAGGCCCGTGACCTCATGGCCAAGGGCGGATCGCATTCCGCCGGACGTAATATGAGTTCGCACTTCAGCCACCGCCCGGGAAATGTCTTCTCCCTCGCCAGCCCGACCGGAAGCCAGTGCCTGCCGGCGGCCGGCGCCGCGTGGGCGTCCGTACTGAGCGGCGAGAGGAAGGTCGTCGTCTGCTCCATCGGCGACGCCTCGACGCGACAGGGTGAATTCTTCGAAGCGCTCGCCTTCGCGGTCGAACGGAAACTCCCGGTCGTCTTCCTCGTCTCCGACAACCGCTACGGAATCAGCACCCCGACCGACGGCCTCTCGCCGCAGCGGCTCGGCCTGATGCCGGACGCGATCACCAAGGTCGTCGACGGGTCGGACCCGGACGCCGTGCACGCCGCCGCGGCCGCCGTGCTGCCGGACGTCCGCGCCGGCCGGGGCCCGGCCGTGCTGTGGTGCCGGCTGGACAGGCTCGACTCGCACACATCCTCCGACGACCAGCGGCTCTACCGCACCAAGGACGAACTCGCCGCCATGCGCGACCCGGTGGCCCTCTTCACCGACCGGCTGGAAGCCGAGGGGACGATCGTCCCCGGCTGGGCGGACCAGGTCCGGGCCCGGCTCGCCGACGACGTCGAGGAGGTCTTCGACCGTGTGGCCGGAGAACCCTCCGCCGACCCCGGCGAGGTGATGGACCACCTGTTCGCCGCGGCGGACGAGCAGCCGACCGCCCCCGCCGACACCCGCCCCTGCGGCGGAACGATGGTCGAGGCGGTGAACCGGGCCCTGCGCACCGGGCTGGAGAACGACCCGACGCTGGTGCTGTTCGGCGAGGACATCGAGGACCCGAAGGGCGGCGTCTTCGGATTCACCAAGGGCCTCGGCACCCTCGCCGGCCCCCGGATGACCAACTCCCCGCTCGCCGAGGCCACCATCGTCGGCGCCGCCGTCGGGCTCGCTGCGGCCGGCATGCGGCCGGTGGTCGAGCTCCAGTTCGTCGACTTCGCCGGACCGGCCTGGAACCAGATCGCCTCCCAGCTGACCACCCTGCGCTGGCGGACGGCCTCCGCCTGGCGCTGCCCCGTCGTGATCTACGCACCCTGGGGCGGCTACCTGCCGGGCGGCGGAATCTGGCACAGCCAGAGCAACGAGAGCCTGTTCACCCACCTGCCCGGGCTGCGGGTCGTGGTGCCCTCCACCCCCGAGGACACCGAGGCGGTCTTCCTGGAGTCCTTCGCATCCCCCGACCCGACGCTGATCCTGCTCCCCAAGCACCTGATGCGCCGCCAGCACCCGCCGCAGCCCGGACCGGCACCCGCCCGGGGCGCCCGGCTGCTGCGTACCGGAGCCGACGTCACCATCGCCACCTGGGGCAATGGCACCGAACTGGCCACGGAGGCGGCGGACCGGCTGGCCGCCGAGGGCGTCGGCACCGAGGTGATCGACCTGCGCTGGTTGACCCCGGTCGACCGAGAGGCGGTCGCCGCCTCCGTCCGGCGGACCGGCCGTCTGGTGGTGGTCCAGGAGGACAACCGCACCAGCAGTTTCGGCGCCACCGTCCTGGCCGACCTCCTCGGCAGTGATGACGAGTTCTACTCGCTGCTCGCGCCGCCCCGGCTCGTATCCCGCCGGGACGTCCACATCCCCTTCCACCCCGACCTGGAGAGCGCCGTGCTGCCCGCGGCGGACGACGTGGTCGCGGCCATCCGATCGGTGCTGGCATGA
- a CDS encoding ScbR family autoregulator-binding transcription factor, with amino-acid sequence MQQRSVITCRRLVTAAAELFDRKGYVNATLGEITGAARVTKGALYFHFASKGELAHAVEEHGCTLLAQSVDRLAAGSSSPLQTLIDFTHWLARGLREEAALRANFRLSRELRGGEAVGGGFTEAWMTTAWSLLDRAGAAGELRNGADRAGPQTLLAAAVAGIELLAATDMSDEELTARVAALWDLALPGLVGPSGRTDYRTTPR; translated from the coding sequence ATGCAGCAGAGATCGGTGATCACCTGTCGGAGGCTGGTGACCGCTGCAGCGGAACTGTTCGACCGCAAGGGGTACGTGAACGCGACCCTGGGGGAGATCACCGGTGCGGCACGGGTCACCAAGGGGGCCCTGTACTTCCACTTCGCCTCCAAGGGCGAACTGGCCCACGCCGTGGAGGAGCACGGCTGCACCCTGCTCGCCCAGTCGGTCGACCGGCTCGCCGCCGGCAGCAGCTCACCGCTGCAGACCCTGATCGACTTCACCCACTGGCTGGCCCGGGGGCTGCGCGAGGAAGCCGCGCTGCGCGCCAACTTCCGCCTCAGCAGGGAACTGCGCGGCGGGGAGGCGGTCGGCGGCGGCTTCACCGAGGCGTGGATGACCACCGCCTGGTCGCTGCTCGACCGGGCCGGTGCGGCCGGGGAACTGCGCAACGGCGCCGACCGCGCGGGACCGCAGACGCTGCTCGCCGCGGCGGTGGCCGGCATCGAACTGCTCGCTGCCACCGACATGTCGGACGAGGAACTCACCGCCCGGGTCGCTGCCCTGTGGGACCTCGCTCTGCCCGGCCTGGTCGGGCCGTCCGGACGGACCGACTATCGGACGACTCCCCGCTGA
- a CDS encoding AfsR/SARP family transcriptional regulator: MDIDVLGSLTVREGGAPVALTAPKPRQLLAVLAMHADRTVPVPLLIEELWEGRPPRSARNTLQTYILQLRELIGQALRLAGDAHDAKRVLVTEPDGYRLDTRGGAIDTHEFERRAASGYRAMAQEDFAAASRRLHDALALWQGPAFAGIRTGALLEMEIRRLEEARLCALDQRIEADLRLGRHRELVGELTVLASRHRMHESLHRQLMIALHRSGRRAEALAAYQRLRTTLVRDLGLEPSPALRRLQHSMLASGPEREAVEPAWGQLAPTG, translated from the coding sequence GTGGACATCGACGTGCTGGGATCGCTGACCGTACGAGAGGGCGGGGCGCCCGTGGCTCTGACCGCCCCCAAGCCGCGCCAACTGCTCGCCGTCCTGGCGATGCACGCGGACCGGACGGTGCCGGTGCCGCTTCTGATCGAGGAACTGTGGGAAGGCCGGCCCCCGCGATCGGCCCGCAACACCCTCCAGACCTACATCCTCCAGCTCCGCGAACTGATCGGCCAGGCACTGCGGCTCGCCGGCGACGCGCACGACGCCAAGCGGGTCCTCGTCACCGAACCCGACGGCTACCGCCTGGACACCAGAGGCGGCGCCATCGACACCCACGAGTTCGAGCGCCGGGCCGCATCCGGCTACCGGGCCATGGCCCAGGAGGACTTCGCCGCCGCCTCCCGCCGCCTGCACGACGCGCTTGCCCTGTGGCAGGGGCCGGCCTTCGCGGGCATACGCACCGGCGCGCTGCTCGAGATGGAGATCCGCCGCCTCGAGGAGGCCCGGCTGTGCGCCCTCGACCAGCGGATCGAGGCCGATCTGCGGCTCGGCCGGCACCGAGAACTGGTCGGCGAGCTGACCGTTCTGGCGTCCCGTCACCGCATGCACGAGTCGCTGCACCGTCAGCTGATGATCGCGCTCCACCGCTCGGGCCGGCGCGCAGAGGCACTCGCCGCCTACCAGCGGCTGCGTACGACGCTCGTTCGCGACCTGGGCCTGGAGCCCTCACCGGCCCTGCGCCGCCTCCAGCACTCGATGCTCGCGTCCGGCCCGGAGCGGGAGGCCGTCGAACCGGCCTGGGGGCAACTCGCCCCCACCGGTTGA
- a CDS encoding ABC-F family ATP-binding cassette domain-containing protein — MTLTNTSVVCADLSFAWPDGTPVFTDFSLVVGTGRTGLIGVNGSGKSTLLRLMAGALTPSGGSVKVTGELGYLPQNVALEPEVRVEQALGIAEIRAAIDAIEGGDTSEELYTVIGDNWDVEERARATLDKLGLTHVTLDRRIGELSGGESVMLCLAAQFLLRPDVLLLDEPTNNLDLEARRRLYEAVGSWKGSIVIVSHDRELLDLVDQIADLRSGEVRWYGGNFSDYEEALAVEQEAAERMVRVAESDVHRQKRELADARIKLDRRVRYGNKMYETKREPKVVMKERKRQAQVAAGKHRNMHLERLEEAKERLTEAEEAVRDDREIRVDLPETSVPAGRTVLTLRDVELRFGSRAHFEVRGPERIALVGRNGAGKSTLLRTVVGEIPPVAGEVKAAVPMRYLPQRLDLLDEELTVAQNVGRFAPGATDNVIRSRLARFLFRGRKADQLVGTLSGGERFRATLAALLLADPAPQLLMLDEPTNNLDLASVQQLTQALQSYQGALIVVSHDLAFLRDLQITRWIRVDGGTADIDPM; from the coding sequence ATGACCTTGACCAACACATCCGTCGTCTGCGCCGACCTCTCCTTCGCCTGGCCCGACGGGACCCCGGTGTTCACCGACTTCTCCCTGGTCGTGGGCACCGGCCGGACCGGGCTGATCGGCGTCAACGGCTCGGGCAAATCCACCCTGCTCCGGTTGATGGCCGGAGCGCTCACGCCGAGCGGCGGCTCGGTCAAGGTGACCGGCGAACTCGGCTACCTGCCGCAGAACGTCGCGCTGGAGCCGGAGGTCCGCGTCGAGCAGGCGCTGGGCATCGCGGAGATCCGCGCTGCCATCGACGCGATCGAGGGCGGCGACACCTCCGAGGAGCTCTACACCGTGATCGGTGACAACTGGGACGTCGAGGAGCGCGCCCGGGCGACGCTGGACAAGCTGGGGCTGACGCACGTGACGCTGGACCGCCGGATCGGCGAACTGTCCGGCGGGGAGTCAGTCATGCTCTGCCTGGCGGCCCAGTTCCTGCTCCGCCCCGATGTCCTGCTGCTCGACGAGCCGACCAACAACCTCGACCTGGAGGCACGCCGCCGGCTGTACGAGGCGGTCGGCTCCTGGAAGGGCTCGATCGTGATCGTCAGCCACGACCGGGAACTGCTCGACCTGGTCGACCAGATCGCCGACCTGCGCAGCGGCGAAGTGCGCTGGTACGGAGGCAACTTCAGCGACTACGAGGAGGCCCTGGCCGTGGAGCAGGAGGCGGCCGAGCGCATGGTGCGCGTGGCCGAGTCCGACGTCCACCGCCAGAAGCGGGAGCTGGCCGACGCACGGATCAAGCTGGACCGCCGCGTCCGCTACGGCAACAAGATGTACGAGACCAAGCGCGAGCCCAAGGTCGTGATGAAGGAGCGCAAGCGGCAGGCCCAAGTAGCCGCGGGCAAGCACCGCAACATGCACCTGGAGCGGCTGGAGGAGGCCAAGGAGCGGCTGACCGAGGCCGAGGAGGCGGTGCGCGACGACCGGGAGATCCGGGTCGACCTGCCCGAGACCTCGGTACCTGCGGGCCGCACCGTCCTCACCCTGCGCGACGTCGAGCTCCGCTTCGGCAGCCGGGCCCACTTCGAGGTGCGGGGGCCGGAGCGGATCGCCCTGGTGGGACGCAACGGGGCGGGCAAGAGCACGCTGCTGCGCACCGTCGTCGGGGAGATCCCGCCGGTGGCGGGCGAGGTGAAGGCCGCCGTCCCGATGCGCTATCTCCCGCAGCGGCTCGACCTGCTCGACGAGGAGCTGACGGTGGCGCAGAATGTCGGCCGGTTCGCTCCCGGCGCCACCGACAACGTCATCCGCTCCCGCCTGGCCCGCTTCCTCTTCCGCGGCCGGAAAGCGGACCAACTGGTCGGTACTCTATCGGGTGGCGAGCGGTTCCGGGCGACGCTGGCGGCGCTGCTGCTGGCCGACCCCGCGCCGCAGCTGCTGATGCTCGACGAGCCGACCAACAACCTGGACCTGGCGAGCGTGCAGCAGCTCACGCAGGCCCTGCAGTCCTACCAGGGCGCGCTCATCGTGGTCAGCCACGACCTGGCGTTCCTGCGGGACCTCCAGATCACCCGGTGGATCCGGGTCGACGGCGGGACGGCGGACATCGATCCGATGTGA